GTGCTGAATTCCATCCACAGTGTGTTAAGAATCCTCCGACGGAAGGATGAGATAATATTAGGACTTGTGGGGCCCAACCTCTAATAATCATCCCTCTTCCTTTAACCCtatcttcaaaattttcatctcTTAGCCATTTTTCAACTTCTAATGTAAAGTTTAGCCCTCTAATTATCCAAATGAAAGGTACATTTGATGACTCTAACCCTAATCCAATTTCCTTCATTTGCAATAATGAAATGTGACAAAGGCTACCAAAACAAGCATAAATGACTGATTTTGGCTTCATAGTATCAAGCCAATTCAAACaattatcatgttcatcatcAATTGAAGCCTTGTTGCCTCTATCAACCATTTCATCCATTCCTTTATTACATAATGATACTGGACCAACACAAAATACTTTGTTCACAACTTTCTTGTATGACTCAACATACCAAGGTTCCAACTCCTCAAAAGTATTAATCAAACTACCTCTAGCCAAATCTTGAAACTTCTTCATTTTGTCCACAAGACTCTTCATATCTTGAGTAGATTGAGGCAATTGAGCCTTTGTAAACTCAATCTTGTGTGGTATATTAGGTATCAAGAATGTATCATCATCCAACACAAGGGTATCTTGTATGCTTGTTTCATTTAACATATGAGAACAATAGAGGGTGAAACAAGAAATAGTTTGAAATATATACCTAGGAATCTTGAACTTATTAGCAAGTTGTTGAGTCCAAGTGAGAGGACTAGTAGAAATGATACAACTTGGCTTTGGTTCCATATGATCTTGAATCAATTTCTCTAGTGGTTCTTGCATCATTTCACTAGCCAAAAGGAAATTTTTGAACATTTCTAGTGAATTAAGTGAGTCCATATTTTCACATCCTTGAGGCAATCCAAATTCTTGGGTTGGAAAATGAATAGGTATTAGTTGAATATTTAGATTGGATTTTAGGGCATGTGTGACTATAGATTTGTATTTTTGGGCATTGAGAGGTGTTGTGATGATAGATATTTTGACTCTATGTAGGGCTAGTAATTTTGCAAAGTCTATTATTGGTATAATATGACTTTGAGACATTAAAGGTATCAATAGAAAATGAAGCTCTTTAGatagggaagaagaagaagccattgtttgagaaaaaaaaaattgtgaggaAATTGTTAAAATGgtgaaatttataaataaagaaaattgtattgATATTTAGATATGTGATGGTTAGATCACATTAAATGGATGTGACTAATTTTATGGCAAAAAAATAGGGAAGTGAattcaaacaaagaaaattaacaCTTTAAGTCccttaaatattattttttttaaaaaaataaaaattggtcCTTGGGCTTTTTATACCTCCAATCTATGAAacttcataaattatttatgctTAATTGAGTATTGTTACTTTATATAATGTGAAGATAATGtagttcttgaaaaaaaaaattagtctaaatattaaattttttttttatgtagggatgaaaaacacaatttttatttagttgaaAG
The nucleotide sequence above comes from Solanum pennellii chromosome 9, SPENNV200. Encoded proteins:
- the LOC107030780 gene encoding UDP-glycosyltransferase 73C4-like; this encodes MASSSSLSKELHFLLIPLMSQSHIIPIIDFAKLLALHRVKISIITTPLNAQKYKSIVTHALKSNLNIQLIPIHFPTQEFGLPQGCENMDSLNSLEMFKNFLLASEMMQEPLEKLIQDHMEPKPSCIISTSPLTWTQQLANKFKIPRYIFQTISCFTLYCSHMLNETSIQDTLVLDDDTFLIPNIPHKIEFTKAQLPQSTQDMKSLVDKMKKFQDLARGSLINTFEELEPWYVESYKKVVNKVFCVGPVSLCNKGMDEMVDRGNKASIDDEHDNCLNWLDTMKPKSVIYACFGSLCHISLLQMKEIGLGLESSNVPFIWIIRGLNFTLEVEKWLRDENFEDRVKGRGMIIRGWAPQVLILSHPSVGGFLTHCGWNSALEGISRGVPMTTFPMFAEQFYNEKFIVNILKTGVRVGIEVSTTSWNEEKSGVLISKDQVKKAINQLMDQGLEGEERRKIAKDLSQISKKAIQEEGSSYLNIKLLIEDVMHVLKNKEEIE